TCTGGCGCTGGAAGCGACGCTGCGGCCCGACATGCTGCACGACAGCAGCCGTAAGCGGATCCTTGTCACCTGCCACCGCCGAGAGAGCTGGGAGCATGACCTCGAAGCGATCCCGGCCGCCCTTCGCGAGCTTGCGCTGGACGGCACGGCGCATGTCACGATAGTCCTCCACCCAAACCCCTATGTGGCGGAGACGATGCGGCGACAGCTGGACGGATTGGCACACGTCTCGCTGATCGAACCGATGTCGCATCGCAAGCTCGTCCAGAAAATGCGCGACAGCGAGCTGATCCTCAGCGACTCCGGCGGCATCCAGGAAGAAGCACCGGCGCTCGGCACGCCGCTGTTGGTCCTTCGCGAGAAAACGGAGCGGCCGGAATGCCTGGCCAGCGGCAACGCCATCCTAGTCGGCACCTCGACCGAACGGATCGTCACCGAAGCCAAGCGCCTTCTCGACGATCCCGCCGCGTTCGCCGCCATGTCCCGCCGCGCCTACCCGTTCGGCGACGGCAAAGCCGGCCCGCGCATCGCGGCGATCATCGAAGATTGGATTGTCGAGAAGCGCGTAAGTGCAGCATTCCAAGGCTAAAGCTGGTGACCCCTACGGGACTCACGTTCGCTCTCTCATTTCAGCGTTTTTGACCCATCACTTACTGCATAATCTACTGCTCGCATCGAGCTGGCGCTTAAGCGGAGGTGCCCGCGGCCAAATGGCGGGCTCTGGCGGAAACTAGTTTCGGCGTTTCCTGAGCTGATGGCAAAGCTTCCCCTAGCAGCCATGGCTAGAGAGCTCGCGGTGTGGATTGCCCGTTTCCACTTCATGCAAGAATGTCGCCGTGAATGCTTCTTCGAAGAAGGCTGGGAACGTGCGCGCTACAGACTTGATGCGCCTAAGGTGGCGAATGGAGGGCAACCACCGCCCGCAGGCGGCAAGAGCGGCGGCGCATGGTGCATCAAGCACTTCGAGACTGCGCGGCGGAAGCTCGAGGAAATAAGTCGGAAGGTCGAGACCGGCTTTTTCCCTGAAAACACTACCCTCCGCGCGTGAGATCCGGTCGATATTGCGGTTGAGAAATCTCTGTACCACGTCTCGGATGCTATGGCGCTCGGCCGCGCCCCCGAGGACGGCATTGAGTATGGGCTGACGAGTAAGAAGGTCGAGTTTGGCGCCCATGGCCATCTGCAGGGCGTACCGGGTCACATCTGATCCTGGCACTCCCTCCTTCTCGAGCTTGGAGCGCGCATCCTCGAACATTGCTCCTTCGGCTCGCTTCCAAGTGTCTGCCGGGATCAAGTACCAGGCGAATGGCAGTGCTCCCTCGAGCCGCAGCACTGCTTCACGCTGCTTTTCCGATCCGAATAGCACCATTCGGGCCAGCGCGCCTGGATACTCGGCGACGTACTGCAGGACCGGTACCGACACAGGAGGTAAACCTCGCAAAGATGCCACTAACTCGTTTAGGTAATGAACGAGTGAAGCTGCATCAGGCCCGTCTGCGCTGGCCTTTTCGAGTGCCTCCCGCAGGGCTTCTTCGCCAACGATTTGTGGAAGCGCCATCGCGTGCTCGAACGAATTTCGCGCGGCTGCCGATTGAGCTTGCCCGCAATAGACAAGTGGACGTGAGATTACCTGGTCTTCTGCTCGCAGGTAGACAAGCCAGCGACCTGTTAGATCCGGCGGCAAGCGAATAGGC
This portion of the Sphingomonas limnosediminicola genome encodes:
- the wecB gene encoding non-hydrolyzing UDP-N-acetylglucosamine 2-epimerase; the encoded protein is MIGTRPEAIKMAPVAHAIAARGGRPTLVLTGQHPRLDPAEFGLSRLDAVRLHVPGEDDPHAHVGKVTSALLPLLGVRPDLLVVQGDTSSALGGALAGFSVGVPVAHVEAGLRTHDPHLPWPEEEYRVAIDAHAELLFAPTELAAANLEAEKVPGDIHITGNTGIDSLLALEATLRPDMLHDSSRKRILVTCHRRESWEHDLEAIPAALRELALDGTAHVTIVLHPNPYVAETMRRQLDGLAHVSLIEPMSHRKLVQKMRDSELILSDSGGIQEEAPALGTPLLVLREKTERPECLASGNAILVGTSTERIVTEAKRLLDDPAAFAAMSRRAYPFGDGKAGPRIAAIIEDWIVEKRVSAAFQG